The following nucleotide sequence is from Polyodon spathula isolate WHYD16114869_AA unplaced genomic scaffold, ASM1765450v1 scaffolds_1560, whole genome shotgun sequence.
ttccctatgctttaccttctctgtgctttacaatgcttccctgtgctttaccagacctctctgtgctttacaaatgctttgaCCTCtctgtctttacaatgcttccctatgctttaccagacctctctgtgctttacaatgcttccctatgctttaccagacctctctgtgctttacaatgcttccctgtgctttaccagacctctctgtgctttacaatgcttccctatgctttaccagacctctctgtgctttacaatgcttccctgtgctttaccagacctctctgtgctttacaatgcttccctatgctttaccagacctctctgtgctttattccCTATGCTCCCCAGCTCTGTGTTTAATTGGAAGCTTTCAGCTCGAAGGACGTTGCCATGCAGGTTCAGAAGAAGATTCTGAGCCGCATGGCCGGCAAGTCGATGGTCCACATGTTCGTGGACGACACGAGCAGCGAGATCCTGGATGAGCTGTACCGCGTGTCCAAGGAGTACACGGGCAACCGGGGAGAGGCTCACAAGATCATGAAGGACCTGGTGAAGGTGGCGGTCAAGATCGGAGTCCTCTACAGACACAACAAGTTCAGTGCGGAGGAGCTGCAGCTGGCGGACGAGTTCAAGAGGAAGCTGCATTTCGGAGCAATGACAGCGATCAGCTTCTACGAGGTAACGCCTGCTTCAGAAGGAGCCAGCAAGCCCAGATCACGAGCGCTTTGAGACTGTGCCACCTCTTAGATCAGCGTTTCCCAACCCCGGTCCCGGGGACCCCCCGCGGCTGCAGGTTTTCATTCAAACTCTTAAACAGCTACAGATTCCAAgtcagctgtaacattttataacttgaactctgcaactgtttaagagctgaggACAATtagaaaaagcttttaaaaatatatatattaaaaaaaggggTCTTGATCTGAAGTAGCTggacactagatggcgctgggtgtttgataaataaatgctgctgtttttgtttttgttttttccaggtgGAATTCACCTTCGACAAGGCTGTGATGTCAGAGATACTCACCGACTGTCGGGACATGCTTTTAAAACTGGTGGACAAACACCTCACCCCCAAATCCCACGGGAGAATCAACCACGTTTTCAACCACTTCTCCGACAA
It contains:
- the tnfaip8l2b gene encoding tumor necrosis factor, alpha-induced protein 8-like protein 2 B, which encodes LEAFSSKDVAMQVQKKILSRMAGKSMVHMFVDDTSSEILDELYRVSKEYTGNRGEAHKIMKDLVKVAVKIGVLYRHNKFSAEELQLADEFKRKLHFGAMTAISFYEVEFTFDKAVMSEILTDCRDMLLKLVDKHLTPKSHGRINHVFNHFSDKELLTQLYNSKGPFWGHLQKICTAMNKLVEEGKL